A stretch of the Chengkuizengella sediminis genome encodes the following:
- the ispD gene encoding 2-C-methyl-D-erythritol 4-phosphate cytidylyltransferase gives MSNLGVVIVSAGKGTRMRTEQSKQYIELQNKPILVHTLEQFHRIKEIKHIHVVVGTDDVKLVEGYKETYHLHKVTSVIPGGKERQDSVYKGLLSFDESIDWVMIHDGVRPFVTEDDIMSCWRKAEEKGAAVMAVPVKDTIKLVNENMDVLSTPERKQLWAIQTPQVFQLKELIKAHEYAKEQKLLGTDDAMLMEMVGASIHVVPGDYQNIKITTPDDLEYAQFILAKKSTSNNLGGEVLGRGGTQQ, from the coding sequence ATGTCAAATTTGGGTGTAGTTATCGTCTCAGCAGGTAAGGGAACAAGAATGAGAACTGAACAAAGCAAGCAGTATATCGAGCTGCAAAACAAACCTATTCTAGTTCACACCTTGGAGCAATTTCATCGTATAAAAGAAATAAAACATATCCATGTCGTTGTAGGAACAGATGATGTAAAACTGGTTGAAGGATATAAAGAAACATATCATCTTCATAAAGTAACCAGTGTGATTCCAGGGGGAAAGGAACGGCAAGACTCGGTTTACAAAGGGTTACTTTCATTTGATGAGTCCATCGATTGGGTCATGATCCATGATGGGGTTCGCCCATTTGTAACTGAGGATGACATTATGTCTTGCTGGAGAAAAGCGGAGGAAAAAGGAGCCGCGGTAATGGCTGTTCCTGTGAAGGACACAATTAAACTTGTGAATGAGAATATGGATGTATTGTCAACACCAGAACGTAAACAGTTGTGGGCAATTCAAACCCCACAAGTTTTCCAGTTAAAAGAATTAATAAAAGCACATGAATATGCAAAAGAACAAAAGTTGCTTGGAACAGATGATGCCATGTTAATGGAGATGGTAGGAGCTTCAATTCATGTTGTTCCAGGAGACTATCAAAATATTAAAATTACAACACCTGATGATTTAGAGTATGCTCAATTTATACTGGCTAAAAAATCGACTTCGAACAACTTAGGTGGGGAAGTTTTGGGGAGAGGGGGAACACAGCAATGA
- the rlmB gene encoding 23S rRNA (guanosine(2251)-2'-O)-methyltransferase RlmB gives MDTEYIAGKHSVLEAMRSQRSIHKIWIADQTQKSSIQPILTEAKNSGAILQYVDKKKLDQMVPDIKHQGVVAQVASYQYAEVDDILSAAAEKNETPFFLILDEIEDPHNLGSILRSCDCTGVHGVIIPKRRSAGLTASVSKTSAGAVEHIPVARVTNLGQTIDKLKKQGIWIAGADVSAEENIYRTDLTLPIGIVIGNEHKGIGRLIKEKCDFLIKLPMYGQINSLNASVAAGVIMYEVVRQRH, from the coding sequence ATGGATACAGAATATATAGCAGGAAAACATTCTGTTTTAGAAGCAATGCGTTCGCAAAGGTCCATTCATAAAATATGGATTGCTGATCAAACACAAAAATCATCCATACAGCCGATATTAACAGAAGCAAAAAATTCTGGCGCAATTTTACAATATGTGGATAAGAAAAAGTTAGATCAAATGGTTCCGGATATAAAACATCAGGGAGTAGTAGCTCAGGTTGCATCCTATCAATATGCAGAAGTAGATGATATTCTTTCCGCAGCTGCAGAAAAAAATGAAACGCCTTTCTTTTTGATCCTTGATGAAATTGAAGATCCTCATAATTTGGGTTCCATTTTACGTTCTTGTGATTGTACAGGAGTGCATGGGGTAATCATTCCTAAAAGGAGATCTGCAGGTTTAACGGCATCTGTTTCTAAAACTTCTGCTGGAGCTGTGGAACATATTCCTGTTGCAAGAGTTACAAATTTAGGACAAACAATTGATAAATTAAAAAAACAAGGGATATGGATTGCTGGAGCAGATGTTTCAGCTGAAGAAAATATATATCGTACCGATTTAACACTTCCTATTGGTATTGTCATCGGTAATGAACATAAGGGAATCGGGAGATTAATTAAAGAAAAATGTGATTTTTTAATTAAGCTTCCTATGTACGGTCAGATTAATTCTCTTAATGCTTCCGTTGCTGCAGGTGTCATTATGTATGAAGTTGTTCGGCAGCGACATTAA
- the nusG gene encoding transcription termination/antitermination protein NusG, producing MDKGWYVVHTYSGYENKVKANLEKRVESMNMTDKIFRVLVPVEEEVVNKDGKKKTVQRKVYPGYVLVEMVQTDDSWYVVRNTPGVTGFVGSAGAGSKPSPLLPDEAESILKHMGIQEPSPIFDFDIKDNIRVKVGPFADFVGTIEDIMPDKNKIKVLVNMFGRETPLELEYDQVEKV from the coding sequence ATGGACAAAGGTTGGTATGTTGTGCATACTTATTCAGGGTATGAAAATAAAGTCAAAGCGAATTTAGAAAAACGCGTAGAATCAATGAATATGACAGACAAGATTTTCAGAGTGCTTGTTCCTGTTGAGGAAGAAGTAGTGAACAAAGACGGTAAAAAGAAAACAGTCCAACGCAAAGTTTATCCTGGATATGTCTTAGTAGAAATGGTACAAACAGATGATTCTTGGTATGTAGTTCGTAATACACCAGGTGTTACTGGCTTTGTAGGTTCAGCAGGAGCGGGTTCCAAACCATCTCCTTTATTACCTGATGAAGCAGAATCCATTCTTAAACATATGGGCATTCAGGAACCAAGCCCTATATTTGACTTTGATATTAAAGACAATATTAGAGTGAAAGTAGGTCCATTTGCTGATTTTGTCGGAACAATTGAGGATATCATGCCAGACAAAAACAAAATCAAGGTCCTCGTAAACATGTTTGGTAGAGAAACTCCGTTAGAGCTTGAGTATGATCAAGTGGAGAAAGTTTAG
- the rplJ gene encoding 50S ribosomal protein L10: MANAKVLEQKQQVVAEVKEKFESNACTVVTDYRGLNVTDVTELRKSLREAGVEFSVIKNTLARRATEGSEFESLNEHFVGPTAVAFSKEDVIAPAKILADFAKKNDNLKIKAGVLEGQVVSVDQINDLAALPSREGLLSMLLSVLQAPVRNFALAVKAVADKDENGEAQEA, translated from the coding sequence TTGGCTAATGCAAAAGTACTTGAGCAAAAACAACAAGTTGTTGCTGAAGTGAAAGAAAAGTTTGAATCGAATGCTTGTACTGTTGTTACAGATTATCGTGGGTTGAATGTTACGGATGTAACTGAACTTAGAAAATCTCTTCGTGAAGCAGGCGTAGAATTTAGTGTTATAAAAAACACCTTAGCTAGACGTGCGACTGAAGGATCAGAGTTTGAGAGTTTAAATGAGCATTTTGTTGGTCCTACTGCTGTAGCGTTTAGTAAGGAAGACGTAATTGCACCAGCTAAAATCTTAGCAGACTTCGCTAAAAAGAACGATAACCTAAAAATAAAAGCAGGTGTTCTTGAAGGTCAAGTTGTATCTGTAGATCAAATTAATGATCTTGCTGCTTTACCATCAAGAGAAGGTCTATTATCTATGTTGCTTAGCGTGCTTCAAGCTCCAGTTCGTAACTTTGCACTTGCTGTTAAAGCAGTTGCAGATAAAGATGAAAATGGAGAAGCGCAAGAAGCTTAA
- the sigH gene encoding RNA polymerase sporulation sigma factor SigH — protein sequence MSVDLNEKLHEYYLKTDEEIVESVREGDNIALEYLINKYKNFVRAKGRSYFLIGADREDIIQEGMIGLYKAIRDFRGDKLASFKAFAELCITRQIITAIKTATRQKHIPLNSYISLDKPIYDEESDRTLLDVICGSKVTDPEELMINKEEFSGLEDKMGEILSDLERKVLMLYLDGRSYQDIALDLDRHIKSIDNALQRVKRKLERYLEIRELNQ from the coding sequence GTGAGCGTTGACCTCAACGAAAAGTTACACGAGTATTACCTCAAAACGGATGAAGAAATTGTCGAATCGGTCCGAGAAGGCGACAATATTGCTCTAGAGTACTTAATTAATAAATACAAAAATTTTGTGAGAGCTAAAGGGCGATCCTATTTTTTAATAGGAGCTGATCGGGAAGATATTATTCAAGAAGGCATGATAGGGCTTTATAAAGCTATTCGTGATTTTAGGGGAGATAAACTGGCTTCCTTTAAAGCATTTGCAGAATTGTGTATTACAAGGCAAATTATTACCGCAATAAAAACGGCAACTAGACAAAAACACATTCCTTTAAACTCGTATATTTCATTGGACAAGCCTATTTATGATGAAGAATCTGATAGAACTTTATTAGATGTGATTTGTGGATCTAAAGTTACTGATCCAGAAGAATTAATGATTAATAAAGAAGAATTCAGTGGTTTAGAAGATAAGATGGGCGAAATTTTAAGTGATCTAGAACGCAAAGTGTTGATGTTGTATTTAGATGGTAGATCTTATCAAGATATTGCATTGGATTTAGATCGACACATAAAATCTATCGATAATGCTTTGCAAAGAGTGAAGAGGAAATTAGAAAGATATTTAGAAATAAGAGAATTAAATCAATAA
- the cysE gene encoding serine O-acetyltransferase codes for MFETIRSDVRAVFDNDPAARSFFEVIFTYSGLHALWSHRIAHWFFKRKLLTIARIISQINRFLTGIEIHPGATIGKRLFIDHGMGVVIGETCEIGDDVVLYQGVTLGGTGKEKGKRHPTIGNNVVISSGAKVLGSFKVGDYSRVGANAVVLQEIPKHSTVVGIPGRIVKQNGVRVNKLDHCNVPDPVLDICLKLQSEIDTLKNELESLKTSGGKKEDGVKSL; via the coding sequence ATGTTTGAAACAATCAGATCTGACGTTCGTGCTGTATTTGATAACGACCCCGCTGCCCGCAGTTTTTTTGAAGTTATTTTTACTTATTCAGGTTTACATGCTTTGTGGTCACATCGAATCGCACATTGGTTTTTCAAAAGAAAACTTTTAACGATTGCCCGCATCATTTCTCAGATCAACCGTTTTTTAACCGGTATTGAAATTCATCCTGGTGCTACAATTGGCAAAAGATTGTTTATAGATCATGGAATGGGTGTAGTTATTGGAGAAACTTGTGAGATTGGCGATGATGTAGTTTTATACCAAGGTGTAACCTTAGGTGGAACTGGGAAGGAAAAAGGGAAGAGACATCCTACAATAGGAAATAATGTAGTGATTAGCTCAGGAGCTAAAGTATTAGGTTCCTTTAAAGTTGGCGATTATTCAAGAGTTGGTGCCAATGCGGTTGTGTTGCAGGAGATTCCGAAGCATAGTACGGTAGTTGGGATTCCTGGAAGAATAGTGAAGCAAAACGGAGTTCGGGTAAATAAGTTAGATCATTGCAATGTTCCTGATCCAGTTTTAGATATTTGTCTCAAATTACAATCTGAGATTGATACATTAAAAAATGAATTAGAATCGCTTAAAACAAGTGGAGGGAAAAAGGAAGATGGCGTTAAAAGTTTATAA
- the rplK gene encoding 50S ribosomal protein L11 — translation MAKKVIKQVKLQIPAGKANPAPPVGPALGQAGVNIMAFCKEFNARTQEQAGLIIPVEISVFEDRSFTFITKTPPAAVLLKKAAGIEKGSGEPHKVKVATVKRDKVREIAESKMADLNAGTVEAAMLMVEGTARSMGIVVED, via the coding sequence ATGGCAAAAAAGGTGATTAAACAAGTGAAGCTGCAAATTCCCGCTGGTAAAGCAAATCCGGCACCTCCAGTAGGTCCAGCATTAGGTCAAGCAGGAGTTAACATCATGGCATTTTGTAAAGAGTTTAATGCTCGTACACAAGAACAAGCTGGTTTAATTATTCCAGTTGAAATTTCTGTGTTTGAGGATCGCTCGTTTACATTCATCACCAAAACTCCGCCAGCAGCGGTATTGTTAAAGAAAGCTGCAGGTATTGAGAAAGGTTCTGGAGAACCACATAAAGTTAAGGTTGCTACGGTAAAACGCGATAAGGTGCGTGAAATCGCTGAATCTAAAATGGCTGACTTAAATGCAGGAACTGTGGAAGCAGCAATGCTTATGGTTGAAGGTACAGCAAGAAGTATGGGTATCGTTGTAGAAGACTAA
- the gltX gene encoding glutamate--tRNA ligase has product MSREEVRVRYAPSPTGHLHIGNARAALFNYLFARSLNGKFIVRIEDTDLKRNVEGGEASQLKNLAWLGLDWDESIDKDGGFGPYRQTERLEIYKKYWQELLDKEVAYPCYCREEELEAEREQQKASGEMPKYSGKCKHLSEEDKKELESQGRIPSIRFKVPIDQSYTFDDMVKGTVSFDSSDTGDFVIVKKDGIPTYNFAVVIDDYLMKISHVLRGDDHISNTPRQLMIYEALGWVAPIFGHMTLIVNEQRKKLSKRDESTIQFIEQYHDLGFLPETLFNFISLLGWSPEGEEEIFSKEELVNIFDSARLSKSPAVFDTNKLNWMNNHYIKNAELSTVVDLTLPHLQKVGYVPETLNEKEKSWATDVIALLKEKLNYGAQIVELSELFFKEEYKIEEDAEQVLKEEQVPVVLQSFINQLEQTEEFAADVIKKLLKNVQKETGFKGKQLFMPVRAALTGQIHGPDLNQTIFLLGKDKVIQRLQALNSLFSA; this is encoded by the coding sequence ATGTCTAGAGAAGAAGTTCGTGTACGTTATGCACCTAGTCCAACTGGACATTTACATATAGGTAATGCTAGGGCTGCACTATTTAATTACTTGTTTGCTCGCAGTTTAAATGGAAAATTTATCGTGAGGATTGAAGATACAGATTTAAAAAGAAATGTTGAAGGTGGAGAAGCCAGTCAATTGAAAAATTTGGCTTGGTTAGGACTAGATTGGGACGAAAGCATCGATAAAGATGGTGGATTTGGACCTTACCGTCAAACTGAACGTCTTGAAATTTACAAGAAATATTGGCAGGAACTTTTAGATAAAGAAGTAGCATATCCATGTTACTGTAGAGAGGAAGAACTAGAAGCAGAACGCGAACAACAAAAAGCATCTGGTGAAATGCCAAAGTATTCAGGGAAGTGTAAACATCTGTCAGAGGAAGATAAAAAAGAATTAGAGAGTCAAGGTAGAATACCTAGTATTCGCTTTAAAGTTCCAATAGATCAATCTTATACCTTTGATGATATGGTAAAAGGAACTGTCTCGTTCGATTCTAGTGATACAGGTGATTTTGTCATTGTAAAAAAAGATGGCATTCCTACTTACAATTTTGCCGTTGTTATAGATGATTATTTGATGAAAATATCCCATGTACTAAGGGGCGATGATCATATATCCAATACCCCACGACAGTTGATGATTTATGAAGCATTGGGATGGGTAGCACCCATTTTTGGACATATGACTTTAATTGTAAATGAGCAGCGCAAAAAATTAAGCAAACGTGATGAATCGACCATTCAATTTATTGAGCAATACCATGATTTAGGATTTTTACCAGAGACATTATTTAATTTTATATCTTTATTAGGTTGGTCTCCAGAAGGAGAGGAAGAAATTTTCTCTAAAGAGGAGTTAGTAAATATATTTGACTCGGCTCGTTTATCCAAAAGTCCAGCTGTTTTTGATACGAATAAATTAAATTGGATGAATAACCATTATATTAAAAATGCTGAACTATCTACAGTTGTAGATTTGACATTACCTCATTTGCAAAAAGTAGGTTATGTTCCTGAAACATTAAATGAAAAGGAAAAAAGTTGGGCCACAGATGTGATTGCACTTTTAAAAGAAAAACTAAACTACGGTGCTCAAATTGTAGAACTATCTGAATTATTTTTTAAAGAAGAATACAAGATAGAGGAAGATGCGGAGCAGGTTTTAAAAGAAGAACAAGTCCCTGTAGTTTTACAAAGTTTCATCAATCAATTGGAACAAACTGAGGAGTTTGCTGCAGATGTTATTAAAAAACTGCTTAAAAATGTCCAAAAAGAAACTGGATTTAAAGGAAAGCAATTGTTTATGCCTGTTCGTGCAGCATTAACTGGGCAAATTCATGGACCTGATTTAAATCAAACCATCTTTTTATTAGGTAAAGACAAAGTCATTCAGAGACTACAGGCATTAAACTCATTGTTTTCTGCTTAG
- the rplL gene encoding 50S ribosomal protein L7/L12, with translation MSQEQILEAIKGMSVLELNDLVKAIEEEFGVTAAAPVAVVGGAAGGAAAEEKTEFDVILTSAGGSKINVIKAVREATGLGLKEAKALVDGAPAPIKEGLSKDDAEALKAKLEEAGASVELK, from the coding sequence ATGAGTCAAGAACAAATTTTAGAAGCAATTAAAGGTATGAGTGTTTTAGAACTTAATGATCTTGTTAAAGCAATCGAAGAAGAATTTGGTGTTACTGCTGCTGCGCCAGTTGCAGTAGTTGGTGGAGCTGCTGGTGGAGCTGCTGCTGAAGAAAAAACTGAATTTGATGTTATCCTAACTAGCGCTGGTGGATCTAAAATCAATGTAATCAAAGCAGTTCGTGAAGCAACTGGATTAGGTCTGAAAGAAGCAAAAGCATTAGTTGATGGTGCTCCTGCTCCAATTAAAGAAGGCTTATCTAAAGATGACGCTGAAGCTCTTAAAGCTAAACTTGAAGAAGCTGGTGCTTCAGTAGAATTGAAGTAG
- the rplA gene encoding 50S ribosomal protein L1, with amino-acid sequence MAKKGKKYTEAVKLIDSEKLYESAEAVELVKKTATAKFDETVEVAIRLGVDPKKQDQAVRGVTVLPHGTGNTKTVLVFAKGEKAKEAEAAGADFVGDQDMINKIQQGWFGFDVCVATPDMMSEVGKLGRLLGGKGLMPNPKAGTVTFDVEKAVKEIKAGKIEFRLNKQGQIHAPIGKASFGAEQLSENLDSLMNSLLRAKPASAKGTYLKHVSISSTMGPGVKVNTQVYK; translated from the coding sequence ATGGCTAAAAAAGGTAAAAAGTATACAGAAGCTGTTAAACTAATTGATAGTGAGAAATTATATGAGTCAGCAGAAGCGGTAGAATTAGTGAAAAAGACAGCTACTGCGAAGTTTGATGAAACAGTTGAAGTAGCAATTCGTTTGGGTGTTGACCCTAAAAAACAAGACCAAGCTGTTCGTGGAGTCACTGTACTTCCGCATGGTACTGGTAATACAAAAACAGTATTAGTTTTTGCAAAAGGTGAAAAAGCCAAAGAAGCAGAAGCTGCTGGTGCTGACTTTGTTGGTGATCAAGATATGATTAACAAAATTCAACAAGGTTGGTTTGGGTTTGATGTTTGTGTGGCTACACCAGATATGATGAGTGAAGTTGGTAAATTAGGTCGTTTACTTGGTGGTAAAGGTCTAATGCCAAATCCGAAAGCAGGTACAGTCACTTTTGATGTTGAGAAAGCAGTTAAGGAAATTAAGGCTGGTAAAATTGAATTTCGTTTAAACAAACAAGGTCAAATTCACGCTCCAATTGGAAAAGCTTCTTTTGGTGCAGAGCAATTAAGTGAAAACCTTGATTCATTAATGAATTCATTATTAAGAGCTAAGCCTGCATCTGCAAAAGGAACATATTTGAAACATGTTTCCATTTCTTCAACAATGGGTCCTGGTGTGAAGGTGAATACTCAAGTTTACAAATAA
- a CDS encoding ribonuclease III domain-containing protein gives MSDFEQNQPLFSFTPSKAPNLLNPLVLAYLGDAIYDTYIRMYLISRPHHKPNHLHHEATKFVSAKAQAQLLKIWLPHLSEEEQDVVRRGRNAKSASIPKNADVLDYRHSTAFECLIGYLYYKEQHDRLSQLLKMIIDDYESRI, from the coding sequence GTGAGTGATTTTGAACAAAACCAGCCTCTTTTTTCTTTTACGCCAAGCAAAGCACCCAATTTGCTAAATCCACTTGTACTAGCGTATTTGGGGGACGCCATATATGATACATATATACGCATGTATTTAATTTCGCGTCCTCATCATAAACCGAATCATTTACATCATGAAGCGACCAAGTTCGTTTCTGCAAAAGCACAGGCTCAATTATTGAAAATATGGCTTCCTCACCTAAGTGAAGAGGAGCAAGATGTTGTAAGACGGGGACGCAATGCTAAATCTGCATCCATTCCCAAAAATGCGGATGTATTGGACTATCGTCACAGTACTGCATTTGAATGTTTAATCGGATATTTATATTATAAGGAGCAGCACGATCGGTTGAGTCAATTACTAAAAATGATTATAGATGATTATGAAAGTAGAATATAA
- the rpmG gene encoding 50S ribosomal protein L33, whose amino-acid sequence MRVIMTLACTVCKRRNYTSNKNKRNHPDRMEMKKFCSHCNQHTVHRETR is encoded by the coding sequence ATGCGGGTGATTATGACTCTTGCGTGTACAGTTTGTAAACGTAGAAATTATACATCAAACAAAAACAAACGAAACCACCCTGACCGCATGGAGATGAAGAAGTTTTGCAGCCATTGCAATCAGCATACGGTTCATCGTGAAACAAGGTAG
- the ispF gene encoding 2-C-methyl-D-erythritol 2,4-cyclodiphosphate synthase: MIRIGQGFDVHQLVEGRACIIGGVDIPFERGLLGHSDADVLLHAITDAILGAIGKGDIGTHFPDTSEEFKDADSKVLLKEVWRMVKDEGFKLGNVDATIIAQKPKMAPYIPQMVSVISELLEADPSQVNVKATTTENLGFTGRSEGISALSVVCLTKDML; this comes from the coding sequence ATGATTCGTATAGGGCAAGGATTTGATGTGCATCAACTAGTTGAAGGGCGAGCATGTATTATAGGTGGGGTAGATATACCGTTTGAGAGAGGGCTACTCGGTCACTCTGACGCAGATGTTCTTTTACATGCTATAACGGATGCTATATTAGGTGCAATTGGAAAAGGGGATATTGGAACGCATTTTCCGGATACTTCAGAGGAATTTAAAGATGCTGATAGTAAGGTATTATTGAAAGAAGTATGGAGGATGGTAAAGGATGAAGGATTTAAACTGGGAAATGTAGATGCCACGATTATAGCGCAAAAACCCAAAATGGCTCCATATATTCCACAGATGGTATCCGTTATCTCAGAATTGTTAGAAGCGGATCCATCACAAGTGAATGTTAAAGCTACAACAACAGAAAATCTTGGGTTCACAGGTAGAAGTGAAGGGATTTCTGCTTTATCGGTTGTTTGTTTAACAAAAGATATGCTATGA
- the secE gene encoding preprotein translocase subunit SecE encodes MAVINRIKQGFGSTFSFFSGSWSELKKVRWPKRKELTSYTIVVISTVLFVTLYFYVLDLGISGLIELFFGSES; translated from the coding sequence GTGGCAGTCATTAATAGGATCAAACAAGGTTTTGGCTCTACATTTTCATTTTTTTCAGGCAGCTGGTCTGAACTTAAGAAAGTGCGCTGGCCAAAACGGAAAGAATTAACTAGTTATACGATTGTTGTCATATCGACTGTGCTTTTCGTAACACTTTATTTTTACGTACTAGACTTAGGTATTTCTGGTCTTATCGAATTATTCTTTGGGTCAGAGTCATAG
- the cysS gene encoding cysteine--tRNA ligase, with protein sequence MALKVYNTLSRKKEEFQSIEPGKVKMYVCGPTVYGYIHIGNARPLIFFDVVRKYLETLKYDVEYIINFTDVDDKIIKKANETNKTVSEVAEQFIEAYLEDSKHLGVKPATGYPRVTENMQEIIEFISTLVGDGYAYANDGDVFYRTNKFEEYGKLSHQNIEELQYGKRVEVDDRKENPQDFVLWKKAKPGEVFWESPWGDGRPGWHIECSAMASKFLGKTMDIHGGGQDLQFPHHECEVAQSEVVNSAPLANYWLHNGYVNINNEKMSKSLGNGVNVTQLLSQYTAEVIRYFILSTHYSNPLNFSEEIMEQAEQSLGRIQNCISNLDYRLENATDDNNVEQGLEQKINLIVENFHGRMQDDFNTADAITSMFDLVSETNQYLKREEIIQANLQRIKGAFNEMNTVLGLVAEENNDLLDEEVENLIQERMEARKNKNWARADEIRDLLHQQGILLEDTPQGMRWRRK encoded by the coding sequence ATGGCGTTAAAAGTTTATAATACATTATCACGTAAAAAAGAAGAGTTCCAGTCCATTGAGCCTGGAAAAGTAAAAATGTATGTATGTGGACCTACCGTTTACGGTTATATTCATATTGGGAATGCTAGACCTCTCATCTTTTTTGATGTAGTTAGGAAGTATTTGGAAACGTTAAAATATGATGTTGAATATATCATTAATTTTACGGATGTAGATGATAAAATAATCAAAAAAGCAAATGAAACGAACAAAACTGTATCCGAAGTGGCAGAACAATTTATAGAGGCATATCTTGAAGATTCAAAACATCTTGGTGTTAAACCTGCAACAGGTTATCCTCGTGTTACTGAGAATATGCAAGAAATTATCGAGTTCATTTCTACATTAGTGGGAGATGGCTATGCTTATGCAAATGATGGGGATGTGTTTTATAGAACAAATAAATTCGAAGAATACGGAAAGTTATCTCATCAAAATATAGAAGAGCTGCAATATGGTAAAAGGGTTGAAGTAGATGATAGAAAAGAAAACCCCCAAGATTTTGTATTATGGAAAAAAGCAAAACCAGGTGAGGTATTTTGGGAAAGCCCATGGGGAGATGGAAGACCTGGTTGGCATATTGAATGTTCTGCAATGGCAAGTAAATTTTTAGGAAAAACGATGGATATCCACGGTGGAGGACAGGATTTGCAATTTCCACATCATGAGTGTGAGGTTGCGCAATCTGAAGTTGTTAATTCTGCTCCTCTAGCTAATTATTGGCTTCACAATGGTTATGTGAATATTAACAATGAAAAAATGTCGAAATCACTTGGTAATGGGGTAAATGTTACACAACTGCTTTCTCAATATACTGCGGAAGTTATTCGTTATTTTATATTAAGCACACACTATAGCAATCCACTGAATTTTTCAGAAGAAATCATGGAACAAGCAGAACAGAGCTTAGGTAGAATACAAAATTGTATTTCGAATCTGGATTACAGATTAGAAAATGCAACCGATGATAATAATGTTGAACAAGGTCTAGAACAAAAGATTAATCTAATTGTAGAAAACTTCCATGGACGGATGCAGGATGATTTTAATACAGCAGATGCGATTACATCGATGTTTGATTTAGTGAGTGAAACGAATCAATACCTAAAGCGTGAGGAAATCATTCAAGCCAACTTGCAAAGGATTAAAGGTGCATTTAATGAGATGAATACAGTATTGGGTTTAGTAGCTGAGGAAAATAATGATTTGTTAGATGAAGAGGTAGAGAACTTAATTCAAGAGCGTATGGAAGCACGGAAGAATAAAAATTGGGCAAGGGCGGACGAAATAAGAGATTTGTTACATCAGCAGGGAATTTTGTTAGAAGATACACCACAGGGAATGCGTTGGAGAAGAAAGTGA
- a CDS encoding NYN domain-containing protein, producing MEEYLIVDGYNMVGAWPELIKTSETSLEEARNQLIKLLADYQGYSGMKIIVVFDAHQVPGIGVKEKNHKIKVIYTKEKETADECIERLVTELTHRKREIHVATSDYVEQRVTFGKGALRRSARELLMDIKESRRKVENKITKHTKKSSYTFDSKLSSDVKDIFEKWRRGEK from the coding sequence ATGGAAGAATATTTGATTGTGGACGGTTATAATATGGTTGGAGCTTGGCCCGAACTTATAAAAACATCTGAGACAAGTCTAGAAGAAGCACGCAATCAGTTAATTAAATTGCTAGCTGATTATCAAGGGTATTCAGGTATGAAAATCATCGTCGTATTTGATGCTCATCAAGTTCCAGGAATTGGGGTGAAAGAGAAGAATCACAAAATAAAAGTGATCTATACCAAAGAAAAAGAAACGGCAGACGAATGTATAGAAAGATTAGTCACGGAGTTAACTCATCGAAAAAGAGAGATACATGTGGCTACTTCGGATTATGTAGAACAACGTGTAACTTTTGGTAAAGGAGCGCTGAGAAGATCTGCCAGAGAATTATTAATGGATATTAAAGAGAGCAGAAGGAAAGTGGAGAACAAGATAACGAAACACACTAAAAAAAGTAGCTACACATTTGATAGTAAATTATCTAGTGATGTGAAAGATATTTTTGAAAAGTGGCGTAGAGGAGAAAAGTAA